The following are encoded together in the Proteiniphilum saccharofermentans genome:
- a CDS encoding RagB/SusD family nutrient uptake outer membrane protein yields MIMKIYKSILALVIGASVLSFDSCTDLSETIYDTLAAEKYEFTEKDAASMFAPVYSSLRSVYWGWNGYCDIQDESSDLWCTPYRIGIGWGDLYVSLHKHQFHSQIGHFWTEWNYSYAGINACNKLLADKAVQASEPATAQLRAYRALYYYILFDLFRNIPLDTTYDHPAGWMPEQADPQETWDFIIDELNDIKGKCGPDNGMGQINDYAVNMLLAKMYLNHNAWFNDHSDNSWYGKAIDELNEVINSGRFSLAANYSDCFKEDISGNPEIIFGIPFENKYASGNYYANKWIHVAGRAVWDFNGWATGGSTVLPQFLDTYDEDDGRYTACWTLGQQYDRSGSPIMVEGEPLSYSKEIHSIDNPGCYPFEGGRLIKYEILSGDFGSAYDDIPFFRLADAYMMKAECLLRLGGYKGETEQTAADLVTAVRQRAFKNNPAKAVRTVEQLKGGSVYAYGYRENQGKMGEEDKWVVTHEGGDDVELGGLLDDLAWEFVAEHHRRQDLIRFRIKGKNQNVYNGKSWFCKRAKTDPLDNHCDIFPLPKDFMDGNPKLKQNPGYEDGN; encoded by the coding sequence ATGATTATGAAAATATATAAATCCATTTTAGCTCTAGTCATAGGGGCTTCTGTGCTATCATTCGACAGTTGTACTGATTTAAGTGAGACCATTTATGATACCCTTGCTGCAGAGAAATATGAATTTACGGAGAAAGATGCCGCCAGTATGTTTGCTCCGGTATATAGCAGTTTAAGATCCGTATATTGGGGATGGAACGGGTATTGCGATATTCAGGACGAATCCTCAGACCTTTGGTGTACCCCTTACCGTATAGGTATTGGATGGGGAGACTTATACGTCTCTTTACATAAACATCAGTTTCATTCCCAGATCGGGCATTTCTGGACAGAGTGGAATTATTCGTATGCCGGTATCAATGCCTGTAATAAACTATTGGCAGATAAGGCTGTGCAGGCATCAGAGCCGGCTACCGCGCAATTGAGAGCCTACCGTGCTTTGTATTATTATATTTTGTTTGATTTGTTCCGTAATATTCCATTGGATACAACATATGATCACCCGGCAGGGTGGATGCCGGAACAGGCTGATCCGCAGGAAACGTGGGATTTCATCATTGATGAACTGAACGATATTAAGGGGAAATGCGGACCGGACAATGGAATGGGGCAGATTAACGATTATGCCGTCAATATGCTTCTTGCAAAAATGTACCTGAATCACAATGCCTGGTTTAATGATCATTCGGACAATTCCTGGTACGGAAAAGCCATTGATGAACTCAATGAAGTGATCAATAGCGGACGTTTTTCTTTGGCAGCCAATTATTCCGACTGCTTTAAAGAAGATATTTCCGGTAATCCCGAAATTATCTTTGGTATCCCTTTCGAAAATAAGTATGCAAGTGGAAATTACTATGCCAACAAGTGGATACACGTTGCCGGAAGAGCCGTCTGGGATTTCAATGGCTGGGCTACCGGGGGGAGTACCGTATTACCTCAGTTCCTCGATACCTATGATGAAGACGACGGACGCTACACGGCATGTTGGACATTAGGGCAACAGTATGACCGGAGCGGTTCTCCGATTATGGTAGAAGGGGAACCATTGAGTTATTCCAAAGAGATCCATAGTATTGATAACCCGGGATGCTATCCGTTTGAAGGAGGACGTTTGATAAAATATGAGATCTTGTCGGGTGATTTTGGTTCTGCCTATGATGATATTCCTTTCTTCCGTCTGGCAGATGCCTATATGATGAAAGCCGAATGTTTACTTCGTTTAGGCGGATATAAAGGGGAAACGGAACAGACTGCTGCAGATCTGGTAACGGCTGTACGCCAACGCGCCTTTAAGAATAATCCGGCAAAAGCGGTTCGTACGGTAGAACAATTGAAAGGCGGAAGCGTGTATGCTTACGGATACAGGGAAAACCAGGGGAAAATGGGTGAAGAAGATAAATGGGTTGTGACGCATGAAGGCGGCGACGATGTCGAGTTAGGAGGATTGTTGGACGACCTGGCCTGGGAATTTGTAGCGGAGCATCACCGCCGACAGGATCTGATCCGTTTCCGAATCAAAGGGAAAAACCAAAATGTATATAACGGGAAGTCCTGGTTTTGTAAAAGGGCGAAAACGGATCCGTTGGATAACCATTGTGACATCTTCCCGTTGCCGAAAGATTTTATGGATGGAAATCCTAAACTGAAACAAAATCCGGGTTATGAGGATGGGAATTAG
- a CDS encoding DUF4859 domain-containing protein, translating to MKKRLTYYLLFCLFISFHNCSSDEPLIKPEKPEENGKTEQPDETDVLILDPSDIQDYAKIYKPQEFSSMDWLREDSKWSFVRSKQSGHFIVFWEKGFGNNPNAVEVPEALRVDIDDLLEKAETFFSVNTNRLKFAEINNNASNLDKYKMQIYLLYQTEWLATGGGYDDVIGALWVNPSTCKPVGSTIAHEIGHSFQYQVYADLLVTGKTENDFSRGFRYGFGGNGGNAFWEQTAQWQSFQSYPMEAFETYNFGVYTGNCHRHICHEWQRYASYFIHYYWTDKHGIDFIGKLWREAVSPEDPMEAYMRITGLTVDQFNAEMYDAATRFVTWDIDEIRTNGSQYIGKQTYKFYILADGTYQVAYSHCPGTTGYNAVPLNVSEAGTTVSTVFTALQPGSSLAPDDPGQSNENGTSVTVTAYNRSDLTRAGWRYGYVALLKDGQRIYGDMNREASANVEFTIPENCEKLWFVVLGAPSTYKAHAWDEMETNDDQWPYTVKFFGTDILGNIEIDPNATPQDITLTYDLSFPADASAYSGTTVNLIDNGDISKVAKAFVMQPSVISGILLAAKQTSQEGKIAFAAVQSDGSLNYNTTANGHGFWFDGDGNVISWGSENDSKVFSEFSGSSFEFTIGQYPGKCKSGDKYTLKEALIYMREGKQYRVTFIFNITIL from the coding sequence GTGAAAAAACGGCTTACATATTATCTTTTATTCTGTCTCTTTATCAGTTTTCATAACTGTAGTTCAGATGAACCACTGATTAAGCCGGAAAAACCGGAAGAGAACGGAAAGACAGAACAACCGGATGAAACTGATGTGCTGATCCTCGATCCTTCCGATATTCAGGATTATGCGAAAATATATAAACCGCAGGAGTTCAGTAGTATGGACTGGCTCAGGGAGGACAGTAAATGGTCTTTTGTCCGTTCCAAACAATCCGGGCATTTTATTGTATTCTGGGAAAAAGGTTTTGGAAACAACCCCAACGCTGTAGAAGTGCCGGAAGCCTTACGTGTGGATATAGATGATTTACTGGAAAAAGCCGAAACATTTTTCAGTGTCAATACAAATAGGTTAAAATTTGCGGAAATCAACAACAATGCATCCAATCTGGATAAATACAAAATGCAGATTTATCTGTTATACCAGACCGAATGGTTGGCGACCGGCGGCGGATATGACGATGTGATCGGCGCGCTGTGGGTCAACCCAAGTACATGCAAACCGGTGGGATCGACTATCGCTCACGAGATCGGACATAGTTTCCAATATCAGGTATATGCGGACTTACTGGTAACGGGAAAAACTGAAAACGACTTTTCCCGCGGGTTTCGTTACGGATTCGGAGGTAACGGCGGTAATGCTTTCTGGGAACAGACCGCACAATGGCAGTCTTTTCAATCATATCCCATGGAAGCGTTCGAGACATACAATTTCGGCGTATATACCGGAAACTGTCATCGCCATATTTGTCATGAATGGCAACGCTATGCCAGCTACTTTATCCATTATTACTGGACGGATAAACACGGCATCGATTTTATAGGCAAACTGTGGCGCGAAGCTGTAAGCCCGGAAGATCCGATGGAAGCCTATATGCGGATAACCGGTCTTACTGTCGATCAGTTTAATGCGGAGATGTATGACGCAGCCACTCGCTTCGTGACCTGGGATATAGATGAGATACGTACAAATGGAAGCCAATATATCGGGAAACAAACATATAAGTTCTATATTCTTGCTGACGGTACTTATCAGGTGGCTTACAGTCATTGTCCGGGAACAACCGGATATAATGCTGTACCGTTGAATGTGTCTGAAGCCGGAACAACCGTTTCAACCGTATTTACCGCATTGCAGCCGGGGTCTTCGCTTGCCCCCGATGATCCGGGACAAAGTAACGAGAACGGAACAAGCGTTACTGTTACAGCATACAATCGTTCTGATTTAACGAGAGCCGGATGGCGTTATGGTTACGTGGCTCTGCTTAAGGACGGGCAACGCATTTACGGTGATATGAACAGGGAAGCCAGCGCAAATGTTGAATTTACTATTCCTGAGAACTGCGAAAAACTTTGGTTTGTAGTTTTGGGAGCGCCGTCGACTTATAAAGCCCATGCGTGGGATGAGATGGAAACGAACGATGATCAGTGGCCGTATACCGTGAAATTTTTCGGTACGGATATATTAGGAAATATTGAAATCGATCCTAATGCAACCCCTCAAGACATCACGCTGACCTATGACCTGTCATTTCCTGCCGATGCTTCTGCATATTCGGGAACTACGGTTAATTTGATCGACAACGGTGATATCTCAAAAGTTGCGAAGGCATTTGTCATGCAGCCATCGGTTATTTCAGGTATATTGCTGGCTGCCAAGCAGACGTCACAGGAAGGAAAGATCGCTTTTGCCGCCGTTCAGTCCGACGGTTCTCTTAATTACAACACTACGGCTAACGGACACGGATTTTGGTTTGACGGTGATGGGAATGTTATCAGTTGGGGTAGTGAAAACGATAGCAAAGTGTTCTCAGAATTTTCGGGAAGTAGCTTCGAATTTACCATTGGTCAATATCCAGGGAAGTGTAAATCCGGGGATAAATATACCCTCAAAGAGGCACTTATCTATATGAGAGAGGGGAAACAGTACCGAGTGACATTTATTTTTAATATAACCATTTTATAA
- a CDS encoding DUF4859 domain-containing protein: MKRNIIYILAISLSFALSACSDSYEDATSKHVYGENESPYLRIDQEATITTNIEFAVERLESYIVNLEDYSELFQEKMGMSVDQVISGLSNGSVVFYNINTTRNHWNKAEKTKGSTGWYYNTAGGVTTESDNTKTVSLDIDTNNKTLTVNPVENVMVGTSVSFNVGFAVNGPDYDDYVRFSFQVSYTDPTIVMLSITIPAGDYASYGIDLNNYAGTIALCMEMTVEEFLANIDTNGGEIRMYVVNPQSGVWDETSNYTANAPGYWINNLGAVCNWGEAGFTTYAELNTGDQMLYIGRAPGLTAGNKYTISIGYRNRESPNYFFRFIITATLA, translated from the coding sequence ATGAAAAGAAATATAATTTATATACTTGCTATTTCACTGTCGTTTGCTCTTTCAGCATGTAGTGACAGCTACGAAGATGCCACGAGTAAGCATGTATACGGTGAGAACGAAAGTCCTTATTTGCGGATAGACCAGGAGGCAACCATTACTACGAATATTGAGTTTGCAGTGGAGCGGCTGGAATCTTATATTGTCAATCTGGAAGATTATAGTGAATTGTTTCAGGAAAAAATGGGGATGAGCGTTGATCAGGTGATCAGTGGTTTAAGTAATGGATCAGTGGTATTTTATAATATCAATACCACCCGTAATCATTGGAATAAGGCAGAAAAGACAAAAGGAAGCACCGGCTGGTATTATAATACGGCCGGTGGGGTAACCACTGAATCCGACAACACCAAAACGGTCAGCCTGGATATCGATACCAACAACAAAACCCTTACTGTTAATCCCGTGGAGAATGTGATGGTCGGAACATCTGTCAGTTTCAATGTGGGGTTTGCAGTCAATGGGCCCGATTATGACGACTATGTTCGTTTCTCATTTCAGGTTTCTTATACTGACCCAACAATCGTAATGTTAAGCATAACGATTCCTGCCGGCGATTATGCATCCTACGGTATAGACTTGAATAATTACGCTGGAACGATCGCTCTTTGTATGGAGATGACGGTGGAGGAATTCCTTGCAAATATAGATACGAACGGTGGAGAAATTCGTATGTATGTTGTCAATCCTCAAAGTGGCGTATGGGATGAAACCAGCAATTATACGGCTAATGCCCCGGGATACTGGATAAACAATTTGGGAGCTGTTTGTAATTGGGGAGAAGCAGGTTTTACTACCTATGCTGAGCTGAATACAGGCGACCAGATGCTCTATATAGGCAGAGCTCCGGGATTAACTGCCGGAAATAAGTATACGATAAGTATCGGTTACCGAAATAGGGAGAGTCCAAATTATTTCTTCCGCTTTATCATTACCGCTACTTTGGCATAA